A window of Hydrogenophilus thermoluteolus genomic DNA:
CACCGGCGAAAAGGAAACGCTGCTCCTGATTGCCGCGCCGGTACTGGCGTGGTCCCGCTTTTCGGTGCCCGCGAAGACCGTTCCCACCGCTGCGCTCGAACACCTGCGCACTGCATTGGCTGCACACGTCTTCGCACCAGGGGTTCGGTTTGCGATCGCGAACCACCTCTTCAGTCCCGACCAACTCCCAGACGGCTACATTCCCACCCAACGCCTGCTCAAAGCGATGCAGAACGCGGCGCTCGCCAACGAAGACTACCCGGTGGACAGCGACCGCCTCAACGAAACGATGGTGTTTCTCTCCGACATCCGTTACTTGTTGATCGCGGCAGCGATTCCGAATGGAGAAGCGATCTTCCGTTGGCACTTGCCGGAAGGGGATCGCGAGCAAGCGTTTGCGGCGTGGCGCAAACGGGCTCATCCGGTATTCGAACGGCTGCTGATCGGCTGCGGTATCGAATTGGAGCCGCCTGACGCTTACTTCACCGCCAGCCGCAAAGCAAACCGCGACTCGCGCGTTTTCGCGATCTTCGCGGCGGTCGCCTACTTGGCAACAGAGTTCGATATCGCGTCGAGCCGTCTGCGCGCGGTGATCGCGCCGTGTGAAGGCAACGGCGAATTCGAATACCGCATCGGTTTTTGCTTGAAACCGAGCGGCCAAGTGATCCATGGGGTGCCTTGGCCGCTCATCGGTACCGACGAAAACGAAGAAGAAACGGTCGAACGGATCGTTGCGACGCTGCGCGACAGCGGTGTCACCGATACGTTGGTGCTGCGTCGAACGCTGCCCCTCGAATTCTGCGAGGATTGCGGCGCCCCGCTCTTTCCCAACCCCCATGGGGAACTGGTCCATGCCGAAATGCCCGGCGAAAACCCCAACGGGGAGGAACCATCTGGCCATGGCAATCCCCCGCCGCGCTACCTCCACTGACCCCAGCACGGGCCGATCGCGCCGCTGAGCGTGGAGTGGTGCGATGCCGATCGTTGCCCTTGCCGTCGGTTTTCTCGTTGGCGCGATCGCATGGCACCATACACCTACCTTCCCCACCGGAGCCCTCACCTGGGGTGCGTGCGCGCTGGGCTTCGTTCTTGTCGTATGGGCGCTGCGAAGCGGAGTGCTCACGCCACACGACGGAACAGGGGCGTGCGCCAGCAGCACCGGACGCCTGGGATGGCTGGGGTTATGGGTTGGCGCGGCACTCATCGCATGGGGAAGCACCGCTGAGCGCAGTCGCTCTTTTTTTGACGACACGCCACCGGAATCTTGGTTCACCAGCCGAACGCTACCGGTCACGCTCACGGTCTTGGAGCGGATTCCCCTGGCTGGCGGGCCACCGCGCGCGATCGTCGCTGTATTATCCGATGGTACAGAGCGCCATCGCGCCCGCCTCACCCTACCGGACAACATACCAAAGGGCGATTGGTTGCCCGGCTCGCGGTACCGCGCAACCGTGCGGCTGCGGCCGATTCGCGCAAACGTTCAGCCTGGCGCGTTCGACAGCGAATGGTGGGCCTTTCGCCACCACCTCCACGCTTGGGGCACGCTCATCAGCGCCACCCCACTGGAGGACGACCCCGGTTGGGTCGATGCGTTTGCTCGCTTGCGAATCCATCTGGCAGAGCGCCTCGAGCAATTGACCCCACGGCACGGGGCGTGGCTGCGCGCGTTGGCGCTGGGCGATCGTTCGAGTTTCGACGATACCACGTGGCAGTTGGTGCAACGGACCGGAACCGCCCACCTCGTGGCGATTTCGGGGATGCATGTCACGCTGGTGGCGTGGCTCTTGGGCGGCATTGTTCAGCGCCTATGGCAACGCGCCCACCGCGCCACGCTGTGGCTGGCCGCGCCGCGCGTCGGCTGGTTGGTCGCGATCGCCGTAGCCTGGGGCTACACCCTCCTTGCCGGATTGGGCATTCCCGCGGTACGCGCGGCACTCATGCTCACCATCGCCGGCTTCGCGATGCTCCATGCGCGGCGCATACCCGCCACGAGCATTTTGGCGACGGCGTTGGTCGCTGTCCTCATATGGGATCCTTGGGCGGTAGGGGATGCCGGTTTTTGGCTCTCGTTCGTTGCGGTTGCGCTATTGATCCTGCTTGGGCGCACGGAAACGGACCTTCCCGACACGGAGGAGATCCACACACGCGCGGACTCCCTCGGGCAGCGTCTCCGTGCAGCAACCCGGTCGTTCGTGACCCTCCAATTGACACTGACCTTGGCGCTCGCCCCGCTCACTGTGCTCTTCTTCGGGCAAGCCGCACTGGTCGGGGCCGTTGCCAACTTCTTTGCGATCCCGCTCATCGCCTACGCGGCAACACCCCTGGCGCTCCTGCTCCTGATCGTGCCTTCTCCCTTTTTGGGGCAGCTCTTCGATGGTCTGATCGAACGAACACTCGATCTCCTGATCTGGGCCAGCCACCTCCCGGCAGCGGTACTGACCGCGCCCGAAATCCCCACCGGTCTCTGGTGGGTTGCCGCAAGCATCCTGCTGCTTGCGCTCTTTCTGCCCCGGGGGATTGCACCGCGCCTGCTGGCCCTGCCAGCACTGCTGTTGCTCTTTTCCCCTGCGCCGCAACGCCCCGAAACGGGCGCTGCGCAGATTACGGTACTCGACGTCGGTCAAGGGCAAGCGATTCTCATCACCACCGCTCACCACGCGCTCCTTTACGACACCGGCCCAGCGTGGAACCGATGGGACAGTGGGCGCACGCTCGTACACCCCTTTTTGCAGCGAAGCGGCATCACGCGGCTCGATGCGGTCGTGCTTTCCCATTTCGACCGCGACCACACGGGCGGTTTTGCCGCGGTGGCGCAAACGCTTCCCATTGCCGCAGTCTGGTACGGCGCGCCACCCGATCAGCCTCCGCCCGATGAGATCGCACCGCTCCTCGAGCGGCTTGCGGCCCGCCCGTGTCTGCGTGGAACCGAATGGGAATGGGATGGCGTGCAGTTCGCGTTCCTTTGGCCAACGGACACGCCGCGTCAGAAAGCGCTGAGCGACAACGGAGCGTCGTGTGTGTTGCGCGTCACGAGCCGGGCCGGCACCCGTTTTCTGGTGAGTGGCGACCTAGGGGCACGCGAAGAGGAGCAGCTGCTTGCAATGGAACCGCAGCTCGCAAGCGACGTCGTGGTCGCTGGGCACCACGGAAGCCACACCTCGTCGTCACCCTCGTGGGTGACCGCGCTCAACCCGCGCTATGCGCTCGTGAGCGTCGGTGCGTTCAACCGGTTCGGCCATCCCCGCTGCGACGTTTTGGAACGCTGGCGCACGCACGGCGCGACGATACTGCGCACCGACCGCGACGGAGCGCTCACCCTGACACTTCCGGCAAGCGGCAACGCAATCCCAGTGCGCACCGCACGCAGCGAGAACGCGCGCTACTGGCATCGCCCCCTTCCGGCATTCGCCGAATGTGGTGACAGCCGAAAACGGTGATCGGAAGCGTTGTTCGTTATTCCGTGGTAAAAGATCGACAGACGAAGGAGACTCGAGATGCAATTTTGGCAACGGCTGCAAGCCCTTTTCACCCCGCGGGGTCGCTCCGCCCACCCGGAACAGGACACCGCATCGACGTCGGCGAACACACACACGTCGGCAAAAGGGGCCTCCGTTCCCGAACCCCAAACGCTGCCCCATCCACCACGAATCGATTGGGTGAACTGCATCAATACCGCTGGAACCCACCGCATGATCTACTACGAATGGGGCGCGCCCGACAATCCCGAAGTCGTCTTTTGCGTTCATGGTTTGACGCGAACCGGGCGTGATTTCGACGCGCTTGCTGCCCATTTGAGTCGCCGCTATCGGGTGATCTGTCCCGACGTCGTCGGGCGCGGACTCTCGGACTGGCTCCCCAACAAGAGCGAATATGCGATCCCGCGCTACGTGAGCGATCTCAATACGCTCATTCAGAAAATCCGACCCCAGAAACTCTACTGGGTGGGTACTTCGATGGGCGGGTTGATCGCAATGGCAATCGCTGCGCAACCTACTTCACCGATCGCAAAACTGGTGTTGAACGATGTTGGTGCCGTGCTCAGTCAAGCGTCGTTACAACGGATCGGCGCGTACGTCGGCGCCGAGCCGCAATTTGCCACGTTCGACGATGCCGTTCAGTACGTACGTACCGTCAGTGCCCCGTTCGGCCCACTCAGCGAAGCCCAATGGCGCCACCTGACGTGGCACGCCGTCCGACAGGAGCTGGGCGGGCGATGGGTGTTGCGCTACGACCCGGGAATCGCCGTCCCGTTTCGCATCGCGTTCCCTGCACAGGATATGGCGCTGTGGGAACTCTACGACGCGATCCGCTGCCCGACGCTGCTGGTGCGTGGTGCCGAATCGGACCTCTTGACGCGGGACGTCGCCGAAGCGATGACGCGCCGCGGCCCGCGCGCGCGACTTCGCTTCGATCGCGGGAGCCCCCGTTGGCGTAGGCTCGACAACGGCACCCCCATCGGGGCGAACGGCACAACGGGCGGAACAGCCCACGCACGACAAGGCAACGCCCGGTGACGTCCCTCTCACTTGGTCCGGAGCAACGGTCCAGTGCGCGGCGACGCGTTGTAGGATGCGCACCACTGCGGTCATCACAAGCACCACGACTCCGACCCGAAGAAGCGCCGGTACGGGTTCGCGGAAGAGCACGTCCCCGGCTTGGTAGGTCAGCGTCGCCAGCGAATAGGCGAGCGTCAGACTCCAAGCGCCGGAAAAGAGCGCCCAGCGCCACCCCAACTCCCGCGCAATCGCAGCGAGCGTCGCCGTACACGGGAAATAGAGCAATACGAAGACCAGATAGGCGAACACCGCCGCAGGGCTGGTAAATTGGTCGCGCAAATGGGTAAGCGTCTCGTGATGCACGTCCAACGCCGCCCCTTGGTCACCGAGCGCAGCATGAAGCCCCAAGGGGTCGAGGATCGCGCCACCCAATGAGGAGAAATAACCCGGCACGGTTCCCCACGCCGAACGTAGCGCAGCGATCACATCGGATAGGGACGTAACCGGCGGGGCTACTGCCGAATCCTGGGCGGCCGTCTCCCCCCGATAGAGCGCATCGAGCGTGCCGACGACCACCTCTTTGGCCAGCAATCCAGTAAAGAGACCAACCGTTGCCGGCCAATTGTCCTCCTGCACGCCGATGGGCTCGAGCGCTGGCGTAAGCCCATGTCCCACCGCACTCAAGACCGAATCGGGTCGATTCGGCTCTCCGAACGTACCATCGGTACCAACAGCGCTCACCATCTGCAAAACGACGACGATGGCAACGATGACACGCCCAGCGTCGATCACGAATCCCTTGAGTTTGTGCCGAATGTTGAGCGCCAGATTGAGC
This region includes:
- a CDS encoding DUF2863 family protein, whose amino-acid sequence is MNNPKNPQPKKRRNRPSAMAPSAEHLCWLAQGLARSGSRVEDRWWEQQIEAAVRQLLEEGNDNVIEQALEHLYRSDESAYGELLDAVESEAEVVTGEKETLLLIAAPVLAWSRFSVPAKTVPTAALEHLRTALAAHVFAPGVRFAIANHLFSPDQLPDGYIPTQRLLKAMQNAALANEDYPVDSDRLNETMVFLSDIRYLLIAAAIPNGEAIFRWHLPEGDREQAFAAWRKRAHPVFERLLIGCGIELEPPDAYFTASRKANRDSRVFAIFAAVAYLATEFDIASSRLRAVIAPCEGNGEFEYRIGFCLKPSGQVIHGVPWPLIGTDENEEETVERIVATLRDSGVTDTLVLRRTLPLEFCEDCGAPLFPNPHGELVHAEMPGENPNGEEPSGHGNPPPRYLH
- a CDS encoding DNA internalization-related competence protein ComEC/Rec2 → MPIVALAVGFLVGAIAWHHTPTFPTGALTWGACALGFVLVVWALRSGVLTPHDGTGACASSTGRLGWLGLWVGAALIAWGSTAERSRSFFDDTPPESWFTSRTLPVTLTVLERIPLAGGPPRAIVAVLSDGTERHRARLTLPDNIPKGDWLPGSRYRATVRLRPIRANVQPGAFDSEWWAFRHHLHAWGTLISATPLEDDPGWVDAFARLRIHLAERLEQLTPRHGAWLRALALGDRSSFDDTTWQLVQRTGTAHLVAISGMHVTLVAWLLGGIVQRLWQRAHRATLWLAAPRVGWLVAIAVAWGYTLLAGLGIPAVRAALMLTIAGFAMLHARRIPATSILATALVAVLIWDPWAVGDAGFWLSFVAVALLILLGRTETDLPDTEEIHTRADSLGQRLRAATRSFVTLQLTLTLALAPLTVLFFGQAALVGAVANFFAIPLIAYAATPLALLLLIVPSPFLGQLFDGLIERTLDLLIWASHLPAAVLTAPEIPTGLWWVAASILLLALFLPRGIAPRLLALPALLLLFSPAPQRPETGAAQITVLDVGQGQAILITTAHHALLYDTGPAWNRWDSGRTLVHPFLQRSGITRLDAVVLSHFDRDHTGGFAAVAQTLPIAAVWYGAPPDQPPPDEIAPLLERLAARPCLRGTEWEWDGVQFAFLWPTDTPRQKALSDNGASCVLRVTSRAGTRFLVSGDLGAREEEQLLAMEPQLASDVVVAGHHGSHTSSSPSWVTALNPRYALVSVGAFNRFGHPRCDVLERWRTHGATILRTDRDGALTLTLPASGNAIPVRTARSENARYWHRPLPAFAECGDSRKR
- a CDS encoding alpha/beta fold hydrolase, which translates into the protein MIYYEWGAPDNPEVVFCVHGLTRTGRDFDALAAHLSRRYRVICPDVVGRGLSDWLPNKSEYAIPRYVSDLNTLIQKIRPQKLYWVGTSMGGLIAMAIAAQPTSPIAKLVLNDVGAVLSQASLQRIGAYVGAEPQFATFDDAVQYVRTVSAPFGPLSEAQWRHLTWHAVRQELGGRWVLRYDPGIAVPFRIAFPAQDMALWELYDAIRCPTLLVRGAESDLLTRDVAEAMTRRGPRARLRFDRGSPRWRRLDNGTPIGANGTTGGTAHARQGNAR